One Neodiprion pinetum isolate iyNeoPine1 chromosome 1, iyNeoPine1.2, whole genome shotgun sequence genomic window carries:
- the LOC124221932 gene encoding uncharacterized protein isoform X3 has translation MDVSFTNVLEGARQYFQGLPVPSTAGTTSSTENIATSTSSSYGHGDVAASVSGPTSSSTIAAVSREAPGAQQRVELGSRGPEDRQDASQVGNSYWNPHGPVEPYPPQPTRVEVPDTRPTDGTCVSLEAPAGSLTEMQPASKQAYDHAAAHSSSPSSSSPAQLHQLQPPKACSTPPVYQQLNTVSRTPYSTAADMLPAHSSYQAVERAPPSPAMVAPRTQYYPRYHHPEITKSTPLPMTQSSTYQSANAVPSSGVVQQSVTRSSPAEQSCALPPGPGAQSHVHESRDLRSPALRGHGSGYPNSVQANGAHQQHAAAQGYTVRNAVIPTSNQQQQRHQLQQPGSAASSSAAGNPAAHQVAVHGNNAHTHIPSPHNLPQHIPSPQNPARVNPSPLQHHVVGAGNAAGSTGYCPRVSPHMPPPNSVYHSPSPHEATSYHPPSPHPTNNSSTFQPRSPTYPPPPQAPAQSTPHSYSSSSPQHYQQPSSYPSTAAGYAQPQLSGYHSQLQPKNSTSGYYSQSNRSQPYAVPPVSAPSTANPGGQYGAHGKSIAYNGVQDAGRRNCPEAERPYGVQSYQTPVSVQRTSNTHNLPPIATLSYHYDRNSREALSKAQPMHRQQQRPQSAITKNSSTTGLTPNPARLSDYPVAVNNQHANGNVVTSASSMYSRVGGQPGVYPRYATTMAPSHHGSNATSTTVTSNGAPISNRPTVPTPMSSTIVNPGYPSRSGGRSVNPYPSTPHQPQENYAYKDYPSASTAYPTSTVVSQSVPPPSSSSTLQTNGAPTSNRKRESPLDLSLRTIKTPADSTAQDDPEASCSGDKIVSSSNAASSRNAGRTVLVPPGAAYPVYDGRSFGHSRSPASGVRASTPLQTVRAPKVDFLPNFSSTPLHHPAHESNTLRRSSSHIYAPSPRVNPAAVAPLPNIATFKKAPAAPSSLPYEKNPPYRVGNVARPRYAPVMEPGGNAIRHQEYTSDLSKYHVDRNKMAHVQPSAYGRDRQPATKRTAADPTPYTGLSKQPRVEKWRQSIDQQIEQRLSNALQERQRQEMSLNAPVSNGVNSAVVPAGYDQRRENNSAYNYCDKRNYPEIKGAARGSFAPASPAVYGNQGGTPRVTGHSHIPQSSGHQNLYSAGYRHGQGQHASYRVPASHVPNSGPNAEQPSNAGTDKKRVLSLLRNSLENKQQREEQLSNSQQPILANYNQPSFQNKVVTPVEPKTNIGRHNLSPFTAASLLERNSTTPPHYKFHVPRAVDSIIQEPSHSLYGTRVNSSATIPGKEANSMTRGIENQIHRDKDDGLAAILAARIRTKAELKQVSAGQFGAKPTVASSQEISATPKDIENGASTSTPQSGSSGGSPPKLTREQVASLPPRRRLFSRTDEDLPVAATIPAPAPTPTKASVVPPRASGFRSSSETSVFDFRESDSEGEMPVLERQTLEEMRRDRRQLSKVQPPVPLNNAMCMRMASSSDLVKIELKENDKIIEPDSFWSTTCDKFMEQLRSGDVTTKKRGRRKKGESGSGSATKLETDSALNSDAESAPRLEVKPEDIKQEVPDVPSETVKIKEEVIEVKTENDCLENLEIKTEPDESDIKTEKVEKIVERDSDELPLIQRAARKNSTKIESDGEEEIVGRKKRSRRGSRIKLISSSGSESSSEESEASAEFGHGSSVADRLRARKRSSANAETEGMKLRSRDTTPHKAPKDKEGKSSPAKGSVSQKGKPKPLFGDGSDFRPGWEDEVYVYKKSLRMPTRLITVSKPSRFHRLSTSLPDLDPGSPALSVSMESTDNERIRISDSDLESNCSFSLAGLESKIDDEEATSSTTMSCPTKSTRQTRLENNSIIDLLAQKVGTSKKEQKRRAKEKLIKCPKILPKGRNEPELLATPSLAPLLSNDLATTQKTKGKTPVKSNKSPKPIKVTNSCLLGYFRKQTVNNFRDAFKNNHTLPNEFSTFVLKSRTRTETRVLKKQATIREVFGEDRPASAPPMQNHGDTSQDDDDSQNETQESKPGKSRTLKQKVVSRLKSAGILRSNKALMNSKLHLLNPKKRNNLLKSLAKKKFQHIKKEKIQKEDETKQELDETSEMQETESNGPEVEPENADEIGVPSKKRLKLRTGRRKFRSGFDYMRKKKKPLKKDDVTSKDRKRFFQQTVPRPSPESVADIQTEIRTWVIKKGVGETILHRAARLGYTDVAAYCLEKLNNPPSPKDNAGYTPLHEACSKGHLEIAKLLLAYGANVSESANGGIRPLHEAAENGATELVRLLLSYGADPLLATYAGQTPLMLASDTDAYLILEQHLDDVQGRPAAPWSFAGPSSIFDLEPTGYSPLSEPPMDIPEPELEDIEMEVSDVNLPVLYSLANDPDKWVLLQDLTAVLRVKSRDALLRQVNPKAPAGPPAVAHRDVMRELKLPDFLEQSRCCHLLSGGERINVRASKVTLIKYNDKVKSLLNVERVVISSR, from the exons ATGGATGTGAGCTTCACTAACGTGTTGGAGGGGGCTCGCCAGTACTTCCAGGGACTTCCCGTACCTAGTACAGCAGGCACGACATCGTCGACGGAGAACATCGCAACATCGACCTCCTCTTCGTACGGTCATGGCGATGTCGCGGCCTCGGTTTCCGGGCCGACCTCATCCAGCACCATCGCGGCTGTTTCGCGCGAGGCCCCCGGGGCCCAGCAGCGGGTCGAACTCGGTTCGCGGGGGCCTGAGGACAGGCAGGACGCGAGCCAGGTGGGTAACTCTTACTGGAACCCACACGGACCCGTCGAACCTTACCCGCCGCAGCCGACCCGCGTCGAGGTTCCCGACACCAGGCCGACGGACGGAACGTGCGTCAGTCTCGAGGCCCCCGCCGGGTCCCTAACCGAGATGCAGCCAGCCAGCAAGCAGGCCTACGATCACGCCGCCGCGcactcctcctccccctcctcctcatcACCGGCCCAGCTGCACCAGTTACAACCTCCGAAGGCCTGCTCAACGCCGCCCGTTTATCAGCAGCTCAACACCGTATCTAGAACGCCGTACTCGACGGCCGCCGATATGCTGCCGGCGCATTCGTCCTATCAGGCCGTCGAACGGGCCCCTCCGAGTCCAGCGATGGTGGCGCCGAGGACGCAGTACTACCCGCGATATCATCACCCCGAAATCACGAAGAGCACGCCACTGCCGATGACCCAGAGCTCGACTTACCAGTCTGCCAACGCGGTTCCGAGCTCCGGTGTCGTCCAGCAGTCCGTGACCCGTTCGAGTCCGGCCGAGCAGAGTTGCGCCTTACCACCGGGACCCGGAGCCCAAAGTCACGTGCACGAATCCCGGGACCTTCGGAGTCCGGCACTGCGGGGCCACGGCTCGGGCTATCCGAATTCGGTGCAGGCGAACGGCGCTCACCAGCAGCACGCCGCCGCGCAGGGCTACACCGTGCGAAACGCGGTTATTCCTACCTCaaatcagcagcagcagcggcatcAGCTGCAGCAGCCAGGTTCCGCGGCCTCGTCGTCTGCCGCTGGTAATCCGGCGGCTCATCAGGTCGCCGTTCACGGAAACAATGCTCATACGCACATTCCTTCGCCCCATAACCTTCCGCAGCACATTCCGTCACCCCAGAATCCCGCCCGAGTCAATCCCTCGCCCCTTCAGCATCACGTTGTTGGCGCCGGTAACGCCGCCGGTTCCACCGGCTATTGTCCCCGGGTGTCTCCCCACATGCCACCCCCGAACTCGGTCTACCACTCGCCCTCGCCTCACGAGGCAACTTCCTACCACCCCCCTTCGCCCCACCCTACTAATAACTCCAGTACCTTTCAGCCTCGGTCACCGACCTATCCCCCGCCTCCCCAAGCCCCCGCACAGTCTACTCCGCACTCGTACTCGTCATCGAGCCCCCAGCACTATCAGCAGCCGAGTTCTTATCCGTCGACAGCTGCCGGCTACGCTCAGCCACAGTTGTCCGGCTACCATTCCCAGCTCCAGCCGAAGAACTCAACCTCCGGTTACTACTCGCAGAGCAATCGGTCTCAGCCCTACGCGGTTCCTCCGGTTTCAGCGCCTTCGACGGCCAACCCCGGCGGCCAGTACGGTGCTCATGGCAAGTCGATCGCCTACAACGGAGTCCAAGATGCTGGAAGAAGGAATTGCCCGGAGGCTGAACGGCCGTACGGGGTTCAGTCCTACCAGACACCGGTATCGGTTCAGCGGACCTCGAATACTCACAATCTCCCACCGATCGCCACCCTGTCCTATCATTACGACAGAAACTCGCGCGAAGCCTTGTCGAAGGCCCAACCGATGCATAGGCAGCAACAGCGACCCCAGTCTGCGATTACGAAGAATTCCTCGACGACCGGTTTAACGCCGAATCCGGCGAGGTTGTCCGACTATCCGGTCGCCGTGAACAACCAGCATGCCAACGGGAACGTCGTCACCTCGGCAAGTTCCATGTACAGCAGGGTCGGTGGACAGCCCGGGGTCTATCCGAGGTACGCCACAACCATGGCGCCCAGTCATCACGGCAGCAACGCGACCAGCACCACCGTGACGTCGAACGGTGCGCCAATTTCCAACAGACCGACCGTCCCGACGCCGATGTCGTCGACCATCGTCAATCCTGGCTACCCGAGCCGGTCTGGGGGTCGGTCTGTCAACCCGTATCCCTCGACGCCGCACCAACCTCAGGAGAATTACGCCTACAAGGATTACCCGAGCGCGTCGACAGCCTACCCAACGTCCACAGTCGTCAGCCAGTCCGTCCCTCCCCCTTCGAGTTCCAGCACACTTCAGACCAACGGGGCGCCGACGTCGAACAGAAAACGAGAGTCGCCGTTGGATCTCTCGCTCAGAACGATCAAGACCCCCGCGGACTCCACGGCCCAGGATGACCCGGAGGCCTCCTGCAGCGGGGACAAAATCGTCAGCAGCTCCAACGCCGCTTCGTCGAGAAACGCCGGGAGGACCGTACTCGTGCCTCCGGGTGCCGCGTATCCGGTATACGACGGGCGGAGCTTCGGACATTCCCGAAGCCCTGCTTCCGGGGTCAGGGCTTCCACTCCTCTGCAAACTGTCCGCGCGCCGAAAGTCGATTTCTTACCGAACTTCAGCTCGACGCCCCTCCACCACCCGGCGCATGAGAGCAACACGCTTCGCAGGAGCAGCTCACATATATACGCGCCATCGCCGCGTGTTAATCCAGCGGCGGTTGCCCCTCTGCCCAATATAGCGACCTTCAAGAAAGCTCCCGCTGCCCCGTCCTCGTTGCCGTACGAAAAGAACCCACCCTATCGCGTCGGGAACGTGGCACGCCCCAGGTACGCTCCGGTGATGGAACCCGGCGGTAACGCGATACGTCACCAGGAGTATACGTCCGATCTTAGCAAGTACCATGTCGACAGGAACAAGATGGCTCATGTTCAGCCGTCAGCATACGGCAGGGATAGACAGCCGGCAACCAAGAGGACCGCGGCTGATCCGACACCCTATACCGGGCTCAGCAAACAACCGCGTGTTGAAAAGTGGCGGCAGTCGATAGACCAACAAATAGAGCAAAGACTGTCCAATGCGCTTCAAGAACGCCAGCGTCAGGAGATGAGCTTGAACGCACCCGTTTCCAATGGCGTCAATTCCGCCGTCGTGCCCGCCGGCTACGATCAACGCCGCGAAAACAACAGTGCGTATAATTACTGTGATAAAAGGAATTATCCGGAAATCAAGGGCGCTGCCAGGGGCTCCTTTGCTCCAGCCTCACCCGCCGTCTACGGAAATCAGGGTGGAACCCCAAGAGTCACCGGACACTCACATATCCCTCAGTCCTCGGGGCACCAGAATTTGTATTCCGCGGGTTACCGACACGGTCAGGGACAGCATGCAAGCTACCGAGTACCTGCTTCTCATGTTCCTAATTCTGGACCGAACGCGGAACAGCCCAGCAACGCGGGGACCGACAAGAAACGGGTACTCAGCCTCCTCAGGAACAGTTTGGAAAATAAACAACAGCGGGAGGAGCAGCTCAGCAACAGCCAGCAACCAATACTCGCCAATTACAATCAGCCAAGCTTTCAGAATAAG GTCGTCACACCAGTCGAGCCCAAAACCAACATTGGAAGACATAATCTCTCCCCCTTCACCGCTGCTAGTCTTCTCGAAAGGAACAGCACCACTCCACCTCACTACAAATTTCACGTGCCAAGGGCGGTCGACTCGATTATCCAGGAACCCTCTCACAGTCTGTACGGCACCAGGGTTAACTCATCCGCCACTATACCTGGCAAAGAGGCCAACTCGATGACGAGAGGTATCGAAAACCAGATTCATCGTGACAAGGACGATGGATTAGCGGCTATATTGGCAGCCCGAATACGAACTAAAGCTGAATTGAAACAG GTGTCAGCCGGCCAGTTTGGCGCTAAACCGACGGTGGCGTCATCCCAGGAGATCTCGGCAACACCGAAAG ACATTGAAAATGGAGCTTCCACATCAACGCCCCAGTCCGGTTCTTCTGGGGGAAGCCCTCCCAAGCTCACTCGCGAACAGGTGGCTAGTCTTCCACCCCGAAGGCGGTTGTTCTCAAGGACCGACGAGGATTTACCTGTTGCGGCAACTATTCCAGCTCCGGCGCCAACCCCAACCAAAGCTTCGGTCGTACCGCCGAGAGCTAGCGGATTCCGAAGCTCATCAGAGACCTCGGTGTTTGACTTCAGAGAGAGTGACTCCGAGGGTGAAATGCCGGTTTTGGAGAGACAGACGCTGGAAGAAATGCGAAGGGACAGAAGGCAACTGTCGAAGGTCCAGCCACCCGTACCGCTCAACAACGCGATGTGCATGAGAATGGCTTCGTCGTCTGACTTAGTGAAGATAGAACTCAAG GAAAATGACAAAATCATCGAACCAGATTCGTTCTGGTCGACAACCTGTGATAAGTTTATGGAACAGCTACGAAGTGGCGATGTCACAACGAAAAAACGTGGCAGACGGAAGAAGGGAGAGTCCGGTTCGGGTTCGGCGACAAAGCTAGAAACTGATTCCGCGCTAAATTCGGACGCGGAATCGGCGCCTAGGCTCGAAGTGAAGCCTGAAGACATTAAGCAAGAGGTACCAGATGTGCCAAGCGAAACTGTGAAGATCAAAGAGGAGGTGATCGAGGTGAAAACCGAGAACGACTGCCtcgaaaatttggaaatcaaGACTGAACCCGACGAATCAGATATTAAAACggagaaagttgaaaaaatcgtgGAACGAGATTCGGACGAGTTGCCACTAATTCAAAGAGCGGCGCGAAAGAATTCTACGAAGATCGAGAGTGACGGGGAAGAAGAGATCGTCGGAAGGAAGAAGAGATCTCGTCGTGGTAGTAGGATAAAACTTATCTCATCTAGCGGCAGCGAAAGCTCGAGCGAAGAGAGTGAAGCAAGCGCTGAATTCGGCCATGGTTCTTCGGTAGCCGATAGATTACGTGCCAGAAAACGCTCGAGTGCGAATGCGGAAACTGAAGGCATGAAGTTGCGCTCGCGAGATACGACGCCGCACAAGGCCCCAAAGGATAAGGAGGGAAAGTCGTCACCGGCAAAGGGCAGTGTGTCGCAAAAAGGTAAACCGAAACCATTGTTCGGCGATGGTAGCGACTTCAGACCGGGTTGGGAGGATGAGGTTTACGTTTATAAAAAATCGCTAAGAATGCCAACCAGGTTAATAACCGTTTCGAAGCCGTCCAGGTTTCATAGGTTGTCAACTTCACTTCCGGATCTCGATCCGGGATCACCGGCACTCTCTGTATCGATGGAAAGCACCGATAACGAACGAATAAGAATATCGGACAGCGACTTGGAGTCAAACTGTAGTTTCAGTCTTGCTGGACTGGAGAGCAAAATCGACGATGAAGAAGCAACTTCCTCAACGACAATGTCGTGTCCAACGAAATCGACCCGACAGACTCGATTGGAAAATAATTCCATCATCGACCTTCTCGCCCAGAAAGTTGGTACTAGTAAAAAAGAGCAGAAACGAAGGGCCAAGGAAAAGTTGATCAAATGCCCTAAGATTCTTCCAAAAGGTAGGAACGAGCCAGAGCTGCTTGCCACGCCGAGTTTGGCGCCTCTTTTATCGAACGACCTAGCAACGACGCAAAAGACGAAAGGCAAGACCCCTGTCAAAAGTAACAAGTCACCGAAACCAATAAAAGTGACGAACTCCTGTCTTTTGGGATACTTTCGTAAACAGACTGTTAATAACTTTAGAGATGCTTTTAAGAATAATCACACTCTGCCCaatgaattttcgacgttCGTTTTGAAGAGCCGAACGAGAACAGAGACTCGGGTTTTGAAGAAACAGGCAACGATTAGAGAAGTCTTCGGGGAGGATAGACCAGCGTCTGCACCGCCGATGCAAAATCACGGAGACACTTCGCAAGACGATGACGATTCGCAAAATGAAACGCAAGAATCCAAGCCAGGAAAGTCACGAACGCTGAAGCAAAAAGTCGTGTCTCGtcttaaaagtgctggaatattGAGGAGTAACAAAGCACTAATGAATTCCAAGCTACATCTATTAAATCCTAAGAAACGTAACAACCTATTGAAATCTTTGGCTAAAAAGAAGTTCCAGCATATAAAGAAGGAGAAAATCCAGAAAGAAGATGAAACGAAACAAGAGTTGGACGAGACAAGTGAAATGCAGGAAACCGAGAGCAACGGACCCGAAGTCGAACCGGAGAATGCCGACGAAATTGGGGTACCGAGTAAAAAGAGGCTGAAATTACGTACTGGCCGACGAAAATTTCGTTCTGGATTTGATTACatgcgaaagaaaaagaaaccatTGAAAAAAGACGACGTTACATCCAAGGATAGGAAACGA TTTTTCCAGCAAACTGTGCCTCGTCCAAGTCCCGAATCCGTCGCTGATATACAAACGGAAATTAGAACATGGGTCATCAAGAAAGGCGTGGGTGAAACCATCCTTCATCGAGCTGCAAGGCTTGGATATACG GATGTTGCAGCATATTGCTTGGAAAAGTTGAACAATCCACCAAGCCCTAAGGATAATGCAGGATACACACCCCTCCATGAGGCATGTTCGAAAGGACATCTAGAAATTGCTAAACTTCTACTTGCCTATGGGGCAAATGTTAGCGAAAGCGCCAATGGGGGGATAAG ACCACTACACGAAGCTGCAGAGAATGGGGCAACCGAACTTGTCAGATTGCTGCTTTCATACGGTGCTGATCCGTTGTTGGCTACCTATGCTGGCCAGACTCCCTTGATGCTGGCCTCGGACACAGACGCATATTTGATCCTCGAACAACATCTAGACGATGTACAAGGACGTCCTGCTGCTCCATGGAGTTTCGCAGGTCCGTCATCAATTTTTG ATCTTGAGCCGACAGGCTACAGTCCATTAAGCGAACCTCCCATGGATATTCCAGAGCCCGAACTTGAAGATATCGAAATGGAAGTGAGCGACGTTAACTTACCAGTGCTGTATTCCCTTGCCAACGACCCCGACAAATGGGTACTTCTGCAAGACTTGACAGCAGTGTTACGTGTGAAGAGTAGGGATGCTCTGCTTCGCCAAGTTAATCCAAAGGCTCCTGCCGGACCGCCGGCGGTAGCTCACCGTGACGTTATGCGAGAATTAAAGCTTCCAGATTTTCTAGAACAGTCTCGATGTTGTCATCTGTTGAGTGGCGGCGAGAGAATAAACGTGCGCGCCTCCAAAGTAACGCTTATTAAGTACAATGATAAAGTGAAGTCACTTCTTAACGTTGAACGAGTCGTGATTAGCTCAAGGTGA